The Centroberyx gerrardi isolate f3 chromosome 13, fCenGer3.hap1.cur.20231027, whole genome shotgun sequence genome contains the following window.
CCTCCTTTATTACATTGCTACACTTCCTCTACTGTTAGGAAGCAAGGCCATGACCTCAGATGTGatcaaaacaaatttcctacagTAGACAGGCTGCAGATGTCGGCGATAAACTACTGTACACACAGCTGCGACTCCCCCAAgcggacaaaaaaacaacaacacaaaagcCCATCAACTGTATGTTTGAACttagagaggaaaagaaatgagTGGAGACATTACAGGACCATAACTCTTTAAATATCTTCCTTTTATGACACAAAACATCTTGATGCACACAGACTTTCAGGGGCAGCTTCTTGCCTATACATAGTCACATACTGACATAAACTTACagacacaagcatacacacacacacacacacacacacaccacgaaGCACCGCATATGAAGGACAGAGGTCTGCAAGAAGGAaccacagaaacaaacagataCAGTTTGGTAGCGAGACACTTTTTGCCAAatgcagggttcccacactgACTTGGACATCGAATTCAAATGCATTTCAATGACTTTAAAGGTCTTGTTGGGTGAAATGTTCACAATTGGCGTGTTTTAGGGTAAGACATGACATTAGTGAAAATTAGACACCGTAGAGGCCTAATTTATTTTACtcatcttgtcaagtcaagaaatcccaatgaaatcattttaaaaaggcTGCTATAGCAACACAAatatccatcacagggttttcctcagcgTGTGAAGTGTTGATCCTCAGACAGAGGGAGCTGAGGCATATAGATGAATTTAGGTGCTATATTcgaattaaaaaaatcaaacactTTCAAGGCcgtccattcattttcaaaaaactCTCAAggccttatttttttttttttgcatatccACAATCTTCCAAAGATTTTCAAGGCCTGTTGGAGCCCTGACATCCTTGACATGCCGTGTGCGTTTTTTGGATCCGTTTCAGTTTGTCCACCTGACTAGGGCTAAAGGCATGAGGTTTCAACAGACACCGAGCTGCTGGTGCTGGTGAACAACGCTGCGTTCACATCTCCATGTAGACCGACTCTGTTGAGCAGACCATTGAAACTGTGTTAGAGTTCAGTCACTGAACCATGAGCCACTACAGACAAAATGGCTGAAAAAGAACTCTTTGAAGTCCTGCATCGTCGGCATAAAAACACACTtaagacactgtgtgtgtgtgtgtgtctgtaccacATTTAACTGTAATACTACTATAATTGCCAGAGATGGattttttagggttaggtttagatTAAAGTTAGAGTCATGTCAAggggtcctgtgtgtgtgtgtgtgtgtgtgtgtgtgtgtgtgtgtgccatactGTACCTTGTCCAAAGCTTATGTCTCCTAGCTGTGTTTTGTCCAGTGGATGTGTGAGGGTGGCTATATTGGCATCAGAGGCTATGCCCCTTCTGTAGCTCTCTATCAGTGTTTCCAGAGTCCCGAAACTCTGCAGTCTGTTTCCTGCaaccagctacacacacacacccaaaacccacacacacacacacacacacacacacacacacacatacacacatacagctcaTATACAGTGAACAGTAAACGGCCAGTCACACTCAAAGAAGTCATGGAGACATGTAGCACAGTTGAATAACAATTGTCAAGTTGCCTTGGCGACCAACCggaatatccacacacacacacacatacacacacacacacacaccataaataaCTCCCTTGTTTCCCAGAACATCAGAACTATTCTCTGTGggtgattgagtgtgtgtgtgtatgtgtgcgtgcgtgcgtgcatgcgtgcgtgcgtgtgtgtgtgagagcacgACCGCTCTGCATGCAGATGCTGACCCACCTGAAGAGACCAGCCGTCAGCGGAGTGTGCAAGTCTGTAGGTGTGTACAAAGGGAGTTTTCctgtaaaacacacaagcaaatcATTTACAAtgaatgtgaaaaaggttgaacCTGCATAAATCAGGTTCTACAAAATGTTCATATTTAATGATTAAATCTGAAAGTGATTATGCGTATGAATCTGAAATAAAAGATGGGCCAGTGATCTGAGTTTTGTGTTCGACATCCATTGAGGTCAATTCTTAGTTACGTATTTTTTAGTGTGAGTAGTCAAACTGATTCAGTTTTCTTTATCAAGATACTCCCAAACATGCCATATGGTTAAAGGTATTCTCTAAACTTTCTAAGTAGGTTTTAATTTCTAGTAAAAACCTGTTTGATTATCATGTTTCTTCAGTCTTCCTTTTCCACAAGTTGTTAATTCTGTTTATATTTCTAACTGCTGCACTTGAAACTTAAAACTTGTAATGATAAAAGACATGGACATTGTTTCATTAGTGCCTTGACATTCCCATTAATAATTGATGCTTTGGGCATTATTGTATAggtgaatgtttttgttttaaaggcATGTGACTTCATGACTTCTGGGTATAATTATATGTGATTATATAGCATGACTCTGACTAATTTGTACCCGGTTCTGTATTTGCATGATGTTTGTATCTGATTCCTTGAAACAGGGAAATGTTCATGCTTTATGTGTAATGTCTTGTTACTGTAATAATGTAGAGTGATGCTTGAATAAAGATTTCTGATTCTACCAGTAAAATTGTTTAAACGCCAACACAAAACTCAAGCTACCAATTTAACATAAGCTTGCTAAAGAGCATATACAATTCTGTTTATTAATACAATTTAATGGATATCATCTACCGGTGGAGCACATGACTCCTTGACAAGtaaacagaatgaaatgaaaatgaatgcctGTAGGGCCTACAAAGTTGTTACTCGGATTAGATCAAGAATGATTTTAGAGACTTAAAGCTATGTGAAATaattgaatggaaaaaaaaaacacaacttgagTGACATTTGTGTAACTCACCTCACGCACAGGCAGTAGGCCCCCTGCACGGTCTCGCTGTCTCTCAACAGAAAGCTGCCATCATGTCCATACCTCCCCAGCAGCCTCTCTGTGGCCTCGCTACCAATTTTACCATAGTAAATAGACTGGACCAGCATGCCCTCACGCTCCATGTTGCCTTGAAGGCAGGAACCCATGTGTGCCTTGGAGGTGGGAGCGCAGCAGATCACTGCAGCAGGTGACTGTGTGAAATGCTATGAGGCAGGAAAAGCCTTTATGGGTTTCACACCTTTTCTGTCATGCAGCTGCAGCTCACAGTGTAACACTAACTGTTGCAGTTctctaatctaaagtgtttttgtttctgttgaaaAGTGAAAGTACCTTTTTGGTTATGTTGGCATGCCCATGCTGCTTTCAGATCAGTTCCCTGTTTGTCATATAACACAATACATTTCTCACTCAATAGAGTCCTGCTCTACCATCTAGAAGACATTGCCATTCAATAAcccatatgtgtgtat
Protein-coding sequences here:
- the LOC139918198 gene encoding SH2 domain-containing protein 1A-like, with translation MGSCLQGNMEREGMLVQSIYYGKIGSEATERLLGRYGHDGSFLLRDSETVQGAYCLCVRKTPFVHTYRLAHSADGWSLQLVAGNRLQSFGTLETLIESYRRGIASDANIATLTHPLDKTQLGDISFGQESVYMEM